A single Patescibacteria group bacterium DNA region contains:
- the purL gene encoding phosphoribosylformylglycinamidine synthase, which produces MYHLYGQGDKETEYCFNVETSKPLSENELSVLKQLLADGFILDSIKDQSEYQANDQVIELGPRLNFATAFSTNAVAICKSCGLDSISRVERSRRYKLPENIDADKFVRENHDRMTEFQYQQKLNSFETGLKPEPVFVVPLIEQGPEALKKINQQMGLGMDDWDINYYYDLFVNKIGRNPTNVECFQLGQANSEHSRHWFFKGKLIIDEQEMPQSLMELVSAPLKANPKNSAIAFKDNSSAIKGYQIETILPEKPGFFSKFKKEKLTYHIIFTAETHNFPSGVAPFPGAETGGGGRIRDVNATGSGSLVLAGTAGYCVGNLQIPGYDMPWEEKLFMYPDNLATPLNIEIQASNGASDYGNKFGEPLIQGFTRSFGLILPNSERREWLKPIMFSGGVGQIDARHVEKRKPEPGMLIVQIGGPAYRIGMGGGSASSMIQGENVAELDFNAVQRGDAEMEQKMNRVIRACVEMGNDNPIISIHDQGAGGPCNVLTELIEPVGGKIEIRKIRLGDKTLSVLEIWGAEYQERDALLIKPERIKQFEEICHRERADYEILGKITGDGKVVVYDESNDSTPVELDLEKILGKMPQKVFKDKHLNLNLNPLEIPANLSFENALNNVLHLVGVGSKGFLVHKVDRSVTGLIAQQQCAGPLQLTVADVSVIAQSHFSQTGAAISIGEQPNKIMIDPKVGARMSVAEALTNIVWAKISNLQDIKCSGNWMWAAKLPGEGANLYDAAKAVSEIMIDLGIAIDGGKDSLSMAAKVGQEIVKSPSQLVVSAYATVPDINKVITPDIKNPGQSSLWLIDLGLGQHRLGGSALAQTLKQIGNQAPDVNDPEILKQAFFAVQDMIDEKVILAGHDRSDGGLITTLLEMAFSGNCGLEIDFDWPGVSALEYYFNEELGLVVEVTPEKEERFKEIIEKYNLIELTHGLGRTISNPQIIISYNQRVILDQDMRDLRQVWQETSYQLERMQTNHRCADQEKINTYDQKSPEYKLTFEPLPTAAEILNSNYKPKVAIIREEGSNGDREMTSAFYLAGFEVWDITMTDLLNNRADLADFRGVVFVGGFSYADTLGSAKGWASTIRFSDQLKKMFNDFYNRADTFSLGVCNGCQLMGLLGWVPWQGIADEKQPRFVRNTSGRFESRWITLQVQDSPAIMLKDMAGTVLGAWVAHGEGRLQFPDETILEKVKNQKLVALNFVDDQNQKTENYPFNPNGSPEGITGLCSPDGRHFAMMPHPERSFLKWQFPYLPKEWQDLPASPWLKMFQNAYKWCQENTQEKNNPKSKPNNPTMTYAQTGINYGAMDPFKIAAQTASKATAKNIVRFNLKEVGASRGESAYLIEADDCYFAHVEEGLGTKNIVAEAMQKLTGQLYFDKIAQDGVAMIINDMITLGALPISLEMHLAVGDSNWFNDTARSQNLIEGWKKACNLARCAWGGGETPTLKDIVNPETILLSGSALGLIKPKDKIITGNIQDGDAIIIFKSSGIHANGITLARKIAEKLPAGYLTPLDNENITFGEAILEPTIIYVPIIEDCQKAGINIHYASNITGHGWRKIMRASEPFIYVIETIPTPQPIFDFLQKHGPINDEEAYSNLNMGAGFVLFVPEKDVAAVLSIAEKNNLIAIKAGHVEKQGTAKKVIIKPKGITLDGDTLKVR; this is translated from the coding sequence ATGTACCATTTATACGGTCAGGGGGATAAAGAAACTGAATATTGTTTTAATGTTGAAACATCAAAGCCATTAAGCGAGAATGAATTAAGTGTTTTAAAGCAACTTTTGGCTGATGGTTTCATATTAGATTCAATTAAAGATCAGTCGGAATATCAAGCTAATGACCAAGTCATAGAGCTGGGACCACGCTTAAATTTTGCCACAGCTTTTTCCACAAATGCAGTGGCCATCTGTAAATCATGCGGCCTAGATAGTATTAGCAGGGTTGAGAGATCAAGGCGTTATAAGCTGCCTGAGAATATTGATGCTGATAAATTTGTCAGAGAAAATCATGACCGCATGACAGAATTTCAGTATCAGCAAAAATTAAATAGTTTTGAAACAGGTTTAAAGCCAGAACCTGTTTTTGTTGTGCCTTTAATTGAACAAGGACCTGAAGCCTTGAAAAAAATAAATCAGCAAATGGGTTTAGGCATGGATGACTGGGATATTAATTATTACTATGATCTCTTTGTAAATAAAATCGGGCGCAATCCGACCAATGTTGAATGTTTTCAATTAGGCCAGGCGAACAGCGAGCATTCACGCCATTGGTTTTTTAAGGGCAAATTAATAATTGATGAGCAAGAGATGCCGCAGAGTTTAATGGAATTAGTCTCTGCGCCATTAAAAGCCAACCCGAAAAATAGCGCCATTGCTTTTAAAGACAACTCCAGTGCGATTAAAGGTTATCAAATAGAAACTATTCTGCCAGAAAAACCAGGATTTTTTTCCAAATTCAAAAAAGAAAAATTAACCTACCATATTATATTTACAGCTGAAACTCATAATTTCCCTAGTGGAGTTGCGCCTTTCCCTGGCGCTGAAACAGGTGGCGGCGGACGCATTCGTGATGTCAATGCGACTGGCAGCGGCTCTTTGGTTTTAGCAGGCACGGCTGGCTACTGCGTTGGCAATTTGCAAATTCCTGGTTATGACATGCCATGGGAAGAAAAATTATTTATGTATCCTGATAATCTGGCTACGCCATTAAATATTGAAATTCAAGCCAGTAATGGCGCTTCCGATTATGGCAATAAATTTGGCGAACCATTAATCCAGGGCTTTACCCGCTCTTTTGGTTTAATATTGCCTAATAGCGAACGCCGGGAATGGTTAAAACCAATTATGTTTTCCGGCGGCGTAGGCCAGATTGACGCCCGCCATGTAGAAAAACGTAAACCCGAGCCAGGCATGCTTATAGTCCAGATTGGCGGACCTGCTTATCGCATTGGCATGGGTGGAGGCTCTGCTTCCAGCATGATCCAGGGTGAAAATGTGGCTGAGCTTGATTTTAATGCAGTCCAAAGAGGCGATGCGGAAATGGAACAAAAAATGAATCGTGTGATCAGGGCATGTGTGGAAATGGGCAATGATAATCCAATCATTTCTATCCATGATCAAGGGGCTGGCGGTCCGTGTAATGTTTTAACTGAATTAATAGAACCTGTGGGCGGTAAAATTGAAATCAGAAAAATAAGATTGGGTGACAAGACCTTGTCTGTTTTAGAAATTTGGGGAGCTGAATACCAAGAACGAGATGCCTTGCTAATTAAACCCGAAAGGATTAAACAGTTTGAGGAAATTTGCCATAGAGAAAGAGCTGATTATGAAATTTTAGGTAAAATAACCGGTGATGGCAAAGTTGTTGTTTATGATGAAAGCAATGATTCAACACCAGTTGAGCTTGATTTAGAAAAAATCCTAGGTAAAATGCCGCAAAAAGTTTTTAAAGACAAACACCTTAACTTAAATTTAAATCCCCTAGAAATTCCTGCGAATTTATCATTTGAAAATGCCCTGAATAATGTTTTGCATTTAGTTGGAGTCGGTTCAAAAGGATTTTTAGTCCATAAAGTTGACCGCAGCGTCACTGGTTTAATTGCGCAACAACAATGCGCTGGTCCGCTACAATTGACTGTAGCTGATGTCTCAGTTATTGCCCAAAGCCATTTTTCCCAAACAGGCGCAGCTATTTCAATTGGTGAACAGCCTAATAAAATTATGATTGATCCAAAAGTCGGCGCAAGAATGTCAGTGGCTGAGGCTTTAACCAATATAGTTTGGGCAAAAATAAGCAATTTGCAAGATATTAAATGCTCAGGCAATTGGATGTGGGCAGCGAAATTGCCAGGTGAGGGAGCCAATCTATATGATGCGGCCAAAGCCGTAAGTGAAATCATGATTGATTTGGGCATTGCCATTGATGGCGGAAAAGACAGCTTAAGCATGGCTGCCAAAGTCGGCCAAGAAATAGTGAAATCACCAAGCCAATTAGTTGTATCTGCTTACGCCACAGTGCCTGATATAAATAAAGTAATTACTCCTGATATTAAAAATCCAGGGCAAAGCAGTCTTTGGCTGATTGATTTAGGATTGGGCCAACATCGTTTAGGCGGCTCTGCTTTAGCCCAGACCTTAAAACAAATCGGCAATCAAGCGCCTGATGTTAATGATCCTGAAATTTTAAAACAAGCTTTTTTTGCAGTTCAAGACATGATAGATGAAAAAGTAATTTTAGCAGGCCATGATCGTTCAGATGGCGGCCTGATTACTACCCTTTTAGAAATGGCCTTCTCTGGCAATTGCGGTTTAGAAATAGATTTTGATTGGCCAGGAGTTTCTGCCCTTGAATATTATTTCAATGAAGAATTAGGTTTAGTAGTAGAAGTAACCCCAGAAAAAGAAGAAAGATTCAAAGAAATTATTGAAAAATATAATTTGATTGAATTAACACATGGTTTGGGCAGGACAATTTCAAACCCTCAAATCATTATTAGCTATAATCAACGAGTAATTTTGGATCAAGATATGAGAGATTTGCGCCAGGTCTGGCAGGAAACAAGCTATCAATTGGAGAGAATGCAAACCAATCATCGCTGTGCTGATCAGGAAAAAATAAATACTTATGACCAGAAATCCCCTGAATATAAATTGACTTTTGAGCCGTTGCCAACTGCTGCAGAAATTTTAAATTCTAATTATAAACCAAAAGTAGCAATTATCCGCGAAGAAGGCAGTAATGGCGACAGAGAAATGACCAGTGCGTTTTATCTGGCTGGCTTTGAAGTCTGGGATATAACCATGACAGACTTGCTAAATAACAGAGCTGATTTAGCTGATTTTAGAGGCGTGGTTTTTGTAGGTGGCTTTTCTTATGCTGACACTTTAGGTTCAGCCAAAGGTTGGGCCAGCACCATCCGCTTTTCTGACCAATTAAAAAAAATGTTTAATGATTTTTATAATCGGGCAGATACTTTTTCTTTAGGGGTATGCAATGGCTGCCAGTTAATGGGCCTTTTGGGCTGGGTGCCGTGGCAAGGGATTGCAGATGAAAAACAGCCGCGTTTTGTCAGGAATACTTCTGGCCGCTTTGAATCACGCTGGATAACACTCCAGGTTCAAGATAGCCCGGCTATTATGTTAAAAGACATGGCTGGCACTGTTTTGGGCGCCTGGGTGGCTCATGGTGAAGGCAGGCTGCAGTTTCCTGATGAAACAATTTTAGAAAAAGTTAAAAATCAAAAACTAGTTGCCTTAAATTTTGTTGATGATCAAAATCAAAAAACAGAGAACTACCCATTTAATCCCAATGGTTCACCTGAAGGAATTACAGGCTTGTGCTCTCCTGATGGCCGTCATTTTGCCATGATGCCGCACCCTGAAAGATCATTTTTAAAATGGCAATTCCCTTATCTACCCAAAGAGTGGCAAGATCTACCAGCTTCTCCTTGGTTAAAAATGTTCCAAAATGCTTATAAATGGTGCCAAGAAAATACTCAGGAAAAAAATAATCCAAAAAGCAAACCAAATAATCCAACTATGACTTATGCCCAAACTGGCATTAATTATGGCGCCATGGATCCATTTAAAATTGCCGCCCAAACTGCCAGCAAAGCCACGGCCAAAAATATTGTCCGCTTTAATTTAAAAGAAGTCGGTGCCAGCCGCGGTGAAAGCGCTTATTTGATAGAAGCTGATGATTGTTATTTTGCACATGTGGAAGAAGGTCTGGGTACAAAAAATATTGTAGCTGAAGCCATGCAAAAATTAACCGGCCAGCTTTATTTTGATAAAATCGCCCAGGATGGAGTGGCCATGATAATTAATGACATGATAACTTTAGGCGCTTTGCCCATTTCTCTGGAAATGCATTTGGCTGTCGGCGATTCCAATTGGTTTAATGACACGGCACGGTCGCAAAATTTAATTGAAGGCTGGAAAAAAGCCTGCAATTTAGCGCGTTGCGCCTGGGGTGGCGGAGAGACTCCAACGTTAAAAGATATTGTAAATCCTGAAACGATTTTATTAAGTGGTTCTGCCTTAGGCCTTATTAAACCTAAAGATAAAATTATTACTGGAAACATTCAAGACGGAGATGCTATAATTATTTTTAAAAGTTCTGGCATCCATGCTAATGGCATTACTTTGGCTAGAAAAATTGCTGAAAAATTGCCAGCAGGCTATTTAACCCCGCTAGATAATGAAAACATAACATTTGGCGAAGCAATTTTAGAGCCAACAATTATTTATGTGCCGATTATTGAAGACTGCCAAAAAGCGGGCATTAATATTCATTATGCTTCAAATATTACTGGCCATGGCTGGCGCAAAATCATGAGAGCGAGCGAACCTTTTATCTATGTAATTGAAACAATTCCAACTCCTCAGCCGATTTTTGACTTTTTGCAAAAACATGGACCAATCAATGATGAGGAAGCTTACAGTAATTTAAATATGGGCGCTGGGTTTGTGCTCTTTGTGCCTGAAAAAGACGTTGCTGCGGTTTTAAGCATTGCTGAAAAAAATAATCTTATTGCTATTAAGGCTGGCCATGTTGAAAAACAAGGCACTGCTAAAAAAGTAATTATAAAACCAAAGGGCATAACTTTAGACGGTGATACCTTGAAAGTTCGTTAA
- a CDS encoding LD-carboxypeptidase → MLLPKKINKDSKVNLIHTSSPVEREDWDDFIFALGKLKQMFPNLNFYDVQRTELDPRYLSGSEDERLKKFRQAIKEVDWLAPIYGGTGCIDIVRRLNEDDLDKFRKNRPIVNGFSDTTSLINYLYFKIKLLTFHFTNAAGIFDTKNSKLFFDIIFGKKNSFSFLENNYKWLSPANAPKNRLEGIALGGNFSTFRNLLDICDLKPKSWEDYILFIEEYDMDMQDSHPDIIALDQKGVFKHIKAIVLGRIAEPEFKSDLQKLNYIFGRQKEQEKMSSVFEYLISDAIKERLAKNDPLYILKVDNLGHNVLRNPMIIPIGGKTIIHPDKKIEFIGPFVE, encoded by the coding sequence ATGTTACTGCCCAAAAAAATCAACAAAGACAGCAAAGTAAATCTAATCCATACTTCTTCACCGGTTGAAAGAGAGGATTGGGATGATTTTATTTTTGCTTTAGGTAAGTTGAAACAGATGTTTCCCAACCTAAATTTTTATGATGTGCAAAGGACAGAACTGGATCCCCGTTATTTGTCCGGCTCTGAAGATGAGCGTTTAAAAAAGTTTAGGCAGGCGATTAAAGAAGTGGATTGGCTGGCGCCAATTTATGGCGGAACCGGCTGCATTGATATAGTCAGACGCCTAAACGAAGATGATTTAGACAAATTCCGCAAAAACAGGCCGATTGTTAATGGGTTTAGCGACACGACTTCACTGATAAATTATTTATACTTTAAAATCAAATTGCTAACTTTTCATTTTACCAACGCAGCTGGCATTTTTGATACTAAAAATTCTAAATTATTTTTTGATATAATTTTTGGCAAAAAAAACTCCTTTTCCTTTTTGGAAAATAATTACAAATGGCTTTCGCCGGCTAATGCTCCAAAAAATAGATTAGAAGGTATTGCCCTTGGCGGTAATTTTTCTACTTTTCGTAATTTATTAGACATTTGTGATTTAAAACCAAAGTCCTGGGAAGATTACATTCTTTTTATTGAAGAATATGATATGGATATGCAAGATTCTCACCCGGATATTATAGCCCTTGATCAAAAAGGCGTTTTTAAACATATCAAAGCAATAGTCTTGGGCAGAATTGCCGAACCTGAATTTAAAAGTGATTTGCAAAAATTAAATTATATTTTTGGACGGCAGAAGGAACAGGAAAAAATGAGCAGTGTTTTTGAGTATCTAATCAGTGACGCAATCAAAGAGCGTTTGGCTAAAAATGATCCGCTTTATATTTTAAAAGTTGATAATCTTGGCCATAATGTTTTGCGCAACCCCATGATTATTCCGATAGGCGGCAAGACAATTATTCATCCAGATAAAAAAATAGAATTTATCGGGCCGTTTGTGGAGTAA
- a CDS encoding cold shock domain-containing protein, whose translation MTGKIKRLTDKGFGFITSDDNPEKDLFFHSSALQGVSYNDLKEGDAVSFDTEDSDRGPRAINVKLA comes from the coding sequence ATGACAGGCAAAATCAAAAGATTGACAGACAAAGGTTTTGGTTTCATCACTTCTGATGATAACCCAGAAAAAGACCTTTTCTTTCATTCCTCAGCTTTGCAAGGCGTAAGCTACAATGATTTGAAAGAAGGTGACGCAGTTTCCTTTGACACCGAAGATTCAGATCGTGGCCCTCGCGCTATCAATGTAAAGCTCGCTTAA